From Piscinibacter gummiphilus:
CGATCACTTGACCATCGATTCGACGGTCTCCACCGAGTTGTGCCGCACGTCGGTGCCCTTCACGATGTAGATGATGACCTCGGCGAGGTTCTTGGCGTGGTCGCCCACGCGCTCGATCGCCTTGGCCACGAACACGAGGTCGATGCTGGCGGAGATGGTGCGCGGGTCTTCCATCATGTAGGTGATGAGCTTGCGCAGCAGGCCGTCGAACTCCTGGTCGATCTGGTCATCCTGCTTGAGCACCTCGACCGCCTTGGCCGTGTCGAGCCGGGCGAACGCGTCGAGGGCCTTGCGCAGCTGGGCGATGGCCAGCTCGGCTTCGTAGGCGAGGTCGTTGACCGGCAGGCGCAGGCGGCTGGACACACCGGTGTTGATGAGGCGCTGAACCGTGCGCGCCACGCGGGCCGCTTCGTCGCCCACGCGCTCGAGGTTGGCGATCGTCTTCGAGATGGCGATCAAGAGGCGCAGGTCGCGCGCCGTGGGCTGGCGACGGGCGATGATGGTCGACAGATCGCGGTCGATCTCGACCTCCATCGTGTTGACCCGCTCCTCGTTGCGCAGCACGTCGGTCGCGACCTCGCCGCTGAAGTTGGTGAGCGCATAGACCGCCTGCGCCACCTGCGATTCGACCAGCCCGCCCATTTCGAGCACGCGGGTCGAGATGCCACTGAGTTCGCTGTCGAACTGGGTCGAGAGATGTTTTTCGCTCATCGCTGCGTCCTCGCCTTGTGAATCATCAGCCGAAACGGCCGGTGATGTAGTCCTCGGTGTCTTTCTTCTTCGGCTTCATGAAGAGTTCGGACGTCGGCCCGAACTCGATCAGGTCGCCCAGGTACATGTAGGCCGTGTAGTCGGAGCAACGCGCCGCCTGCTGCATGTTGTGGGTCACGATCACGACGGTGTAGTCGCTCTTCAGCTCATGGATCAGCTCCTCGATCTTGCCGGTGGAGATCGGGTCGAGCGCCGAGCACGGCTCGTCGAGCAGCAGCACCTCGGGTTTGATCGCGATGCCGCGTGCGATGCACAGGCGCTGCTGCTGGCCGCCCGAAAGGCCCGAGCCGCTCTGGTCGAGCTTGTCGCGCACTTCGTTCCACAGTGCCGCCTTCTTCAAGGCCCACTCCACGCGTTCGTCCATCTCCACCCGCGGCAGGTTCTCGAAGAGGCGCACGCCGAAGGCGATGTTGTCGTAGATCGACATCGGGAAGGGCGTGGGCTTCTGGAAGACCATGCCGATCTTGGCGCGGATCAGCGACACGTCATGCTTGGAGGTGAGGATGTTCTCGCCGTCGATCACGATCTCGCCCTCGGCACGCTGCTCGGGGTAGAGCTCGAACATGCGGTTGAAGGTGCGCAGGAGCGTCGACTTGCCGCAACCCGACGGGCCGATGAAGGCGGTGACCTTCTTCTCGGGAATGTCGAGGTTGATGCGCTTGAGCGCATGGAACGCGCCGTAGAAGAAGTTGAGATCGCGCACCGAAAGCTTGGGCTTTTCGGTCACGAGGCCATCGACTTTGGTGTCCATGTGAGACCCGCTTTCGAGTTCAGTGTTTGTTGCGGAAGAAGACCCGCGCCACGATGTTGAGCGCCAGCACGCCGAGCGTGATGAGGAACACGCCCGCCCACGCCAGCTTCTGCCAGTTCTCATAAGGGCTCATCGCGAACTTGAAGATCGTGACCGGCAGGTTCGCCATCGGTGCGCCGAGGTTGGTCGACCAGAATTGGTTCGACAGTGCCGTGAAGAGCAGCGGTGCCGTCTCACCCGCGATGCGCGCAAACGCCAGCAGCACGCCGGTCATCACGCCGGCCCGCGCGGCCTTCAGCGTGACGCTGGAGATCACC
This genomic window contains:
- the phoU gene encoding phosphate signaling complex protein PhoU codes for the protein MSEKHLSTQFDSELSGISTRVLEMGGLVESQVAQAVYALTNFSGEVATDVLRNEERVNTMEVEIDRDLSTIIARRQPTARDLRLLIAISKTIANLERVGDEAARVARTVQRLINTGVSSRLRLPVNDLAYEAELAIAQLRKALDAFARLDTAKAVEVLKQDDQIDQEFDGLLRKLITYMMEDPRTISASIDLVFVAKAIERVGDHAKNLAEVIIYIVKGTDVRHNSVETVESMVK
- the pstB gene encoding phosphate ABC transporter ATP-binding protein PstB translates to MDTKVDGLVTEKPKLSVRDLNFFYGAFHALKRINLDIPEKKVTAFIGPSGCGKSTLLRTFNRMFELYPEQRAEGEIVIDGENILTSKHDVSLIRAKIGMVFQKPTPFPMSIYDNIAFGVRLFENLPRVEMDERVEWALKKAALWNEVRDKLDQSGSGLSGGQQQRLCIARGIAIKPEVLLLDEPCSALDPISTGKIEELIHELKSDYTVVIVTHNMQQAARCSDYTAYMYLGDLIEFGPTSELFMKPKKKDTEDYITGRFG